A part of Microthrixaceae bacterium genomic DNA contains:
- a CDS encoding GerMN domain-containing protein, translating to MSRWLITLAVALAVLATVVTGCGVPIDGEPRAISRTTVDPSVDDSRVTPTTTDRPGAATVAAFFIGDQRLVAVDFPVEDAPTLADALAFTLGEPPRDLTTALPSGTKILSAVVGDSVAIVDLTSEINDISGQSQKQAYAQLAFTTFEFSGMDQIQFLVDGKMVDAPTDNGNKAVVTAEDYPTLAPGI from the coding sequence ATGAGCCGTTGGCTGATCACGCTGGCGGTGGCTCTGGCCGTGCTCGCCACAGTCGTGACCGGTTGTGGTGTGCCCATCGACGGTGAACCTCGCGCCATAAGTCGCACAACCGTCGATCCCAGCGTGGATGACTCCCGGGTCACCCCCACCACCACAGACCGCCCTGGTGCCGCGACCGTCGCTGCATTCTTCATCGGGGATCAACGTCTGGTCGCTGTGGACTTCCCGGTGGAGGATGCTCCTACTCTGGCCGATGCCCTGGCCTTCACCCTGGGTGAGCCACCTCGGGATCTCACCACCGCCCTGCCGTCGGGAACCAAGATCCTGTCCGCCGTCGTCGGCGACTCGGTGGCCATCGTCGACCTGACCAGCGAGATCAACGACATCAGCGGCCAGTCTCAAAAACAGGCCTATGCCCAGTTGGCGTTCACCACCTTCGAGTTCTCGGGTATGGACCAGATCCAGTTCCTGGTGGACGGCAAAATGGTCGACGCCCCCACCGACAACGGCAACAAGGCGGTGGTCACCGCCGAGGACTACCCGACCCTTGCCCCCGGGATCTAG
- a CDS encoding ATP-dependent 6-phosphofructokinase yields the protein MRIGILTGGGDCPGLNAVIRATVRTVEIEHGGTVVGFKDAWRGVVNDDWEPLTSESCRGLLPRGGTVLGTSRDQPYKMDNGVEAVRRAVDRHGLDAIVAIGGEGSMGVVKDLHRDGIPVVGVPKTIDNDIGLTEMTFGFQTAVQICTFSIDRLHTTAESHDRVLVVEVMGRHVGHIATWAGLAGGAAVTLVPEEPFDIEHVASLISGRHQRGHWSSIVVVAEGAVPVEGTMPMPEIPVDVYDHQVLGGIGHRVAAEIERRTGIESRTTVLGHVQRGGTPVAFDRVLATRFGVATVDAVADGALGQMVALQAGEITRVQVADAVGHLKMVEPAMLRTSAIFQVPYDRT from the coding sequence ATGCGCATCGGGATCCTCACCGGGGGCGGAGACTGCCCCGGGCTCAACGCCGTCATCAGGGCCACGGTTCGGACCGTGGAGATCGAACACGGAGGCACCGTCGTCGGGTTCAAGGATGCATGGCGGGGCGTGGTCAACGACGACTGGGAGCCGCTCACCAGCGAATCATGCCGGGGTCTTCTGCCCCGAGGTGGCACCGTGTTGGGAACGTCCCGGGACCAGCCATACAAGATGGACAACGGCGTCGAGGCGGTGCGCCGAGCCGTTGACCGTCACGGCCTCGACGCCATCGTGGCCATCGGGGGAGAGGGTTCCATGGGGGTGGTCAAGGACCTTCACCGCGACGGCATCCCAGTGGTCGGCGTTCCCAAGACCATCGACAACGACATCGGTCTCACCGAGATGACCTTCGGGTTCCAGACCGCGGTGCAGATCTGCACGTTCTCCATCGACCGCCTCCACACCACCGCCGAGAGCCACGACCGGGTGCTGGTGGTCGAGGTCATGGGTCGCCACGTAGGCCACATCGCCACCTGGGCGGGCCTCGCCGGAGGCGCGGCGGTGACGCTGGTGCCCGAGGAGCCCTTCGACATCGAACACGTGGCCTCGTTGATCTCGGGCCGCCATCAGCGCGGCCACTGGTCCTCGATCGTGGTGGTGGCAGAAGGTGCCGTCCCCGTAGAGGGCACCATGCCGATGCCGGAGATACCAGTCGACGTGTACGACCACCAGGTCCTGGGCGGGATCGGCCACCGGGTTGCGGCCGAGATCGAACGGCGCACCGGAATCGAGAGCCGCACCACCGTGCTGGGCCACGTGCAGCGGGGCGGAACTCCGGTGGCCTTCGATCGGGTCCTGGCCACCCGGTTCGGGGTGGCGACCGTGGATGCTGTGGCCGACGGTGCACTGGGGCAGATGGTGGCGCTCCAAGCCGGGGAGATCACCAGGGTTCAGGTGGCCGACGCTGTTGGTCACCTGAAGATGGTCGAACCCGCCATGTTGCGCACCAGCGCCATCTTCCAGGTGCCCTACGACCGCACCTGA
- the kdpF gene encoding K(+)-transporting ATPase subunit F produces MSVDHLLGLAVAAGVVVYLVVALLFPERF; encoded by the coding sequence ATGAGCGTCGACCATCTTCTCGGGCTGGCAGTCGCAGCCGGGGTCGTCGTCTATCTGGTGGTGGCCCTCCTCTTCCCGGAGCGCTTCTGA
- the kdpA gene encoding potassium-transporting ATPase subunit KdpA codes for MSASAWLQLFALVAVIGLVTPLLGSYLAKVFGDGPSPGDRVFAPIERAIYKVVGVDPDQEQHWTTYARSVLAFSVMSVMALYLIQRVQGWLPLNPTGREGVAPAIAFNTAVSFVTNTNWQAYGGESTMSHLTQMLGLTVQNFASAAVGIAVAVALVRGLVRRRSTTIGNFWVDLTRSLTRVLLPVAVIAALVLVSQGVVQNLSGGVDVSTVAGGEQVVPGGPVASQEAIKLLGTNGGGFYNANSAHPFENPTALVNLLQIVLVLIIPFALTWTFGTMARNRRQGWVVFAAMFVLWAGGAALAVSFEADGNPLLTDRGVTQVADAYQSGGNMEGKEVRFGTTGSGLFTAAVTGTSTGAVNSAHDSYTPFGGAVPLVNMMLGEVSPGGVGAGLYGTLVFALLSVFIAGLMVGRTPELLGKKIQPAEMKLVMLYLLAVPAVILVFAAISVVMGSSKASIFNPGPHGLSEIVYAYTSGANNNGSAFGGLNATTDWYTTTIGLAMLAGRFLLIVPVLAIAGSMAAKQPAPPSAGTFPTDTPLFTGLLIGVILIVVGLTFFPALALGPLVEGLGL; via the coding sequence ATGAGCGCGTCAGCGTGGCTCCAACTATTCGCGCTGGTGGCGGTGATCGGTCTGGTCACCCCGCTGTTGGGGTCCTATCTGGCCAAGGTGTTCGGCGACGGTCCCTCCCCCGGAGACCGGGTGTTCGCCCCCATCGAACGTGCCATCTACAAGGTTGTGGGCGTCGACCCCGACCAGGAGCAGCACTGGACCACCTACGCCCGTTCCGTGCTGGCCTTCAGCGTCATGTCGGTGATGGCCCTCTATCTGATCCAGCGGGTCCAGGGCTGGTTACCGCTCAACCCGACCGGGCGTGAAGGGGTGGCTCCCGCCATCGCCTTCAACACGGCGGTCAGCTTCGTCACCAACACCAACTGGCAGGCCTACGGCGGCGAGTCGACCATGAGCCACCTCACCCAGATGCTGGGCCTCACGGTACAGAACTTCGCCTCGGCGGCTGTGGGCATTGCAGTGGCCGTAGCCCTGGTGCGCGGTCTGGTACGCCGTCGTTCGACCACCATCGGCAACTTCTGGGTAGACCTCACCCGGTCCCTCACCAGGGTGCTGCTACCCGTCGCCGTCATCGCCGCGCTGGTGCTCGTCAGCCAGGGCGTGGTGCAGAACCTCAGCGGTGGCGTCGACGTGTCGACGGTGGCTGGCGGCGAGCAGGTGGTTCCGGGCGGGCCGGTGGCCAGCCAAGAGGCGATCAAGCTGTTGGGCACGAATGGCGGTGGCTTCTACAACGCCAACTCGGCCCACCCCTTCGAGAACCCGACCGCTCTGGTCAACCTCCTCCAGATCGTGCTGGTGCTGATCATCCCCTTCGCCTTGACCTGGACGTTCGGGACAATGGCCCGCAACCGCCGTCAGGGATGGGTGGTGTTCGCCGCCATGTTCGTCCTGTGGGCCGGAGGGGCGGCCCTGGCCGTGTCCTTCGAGGCCGACGGCAACCCGCTGCTGACCGACCGCGGCGTCACCCAGGTGGCCGACGCCTACCAGTCGGGCGGGAACATGGAGGGCAAGGAGGTCCGCTTCGGCACCACCGGGTCGGGCCTGTTCACCGCCGCGGTCACCGGCACCTCCACCGGTGCGGTCAACTCCGCCCACGACAGCTACACGCCCTTCGGCGGAGCCGTCCCCCTGGTGAACATGATGCTGGGTGAGGTGTCTCCGGGCGGTGTGGGAGCTGGTCTGTACGGCACCTTGGTGTTCGCCCTGCTCTCGGTGTTCATCGCCGGGCTGATGGTGGGCCGCACGCCTGAGCTGTTGGGCAAGAAGATCCAACCGGCCGAGATGAAGCTGGTGATGCTCTACCTGTTGGCGGTTCCGGCGGTGATCTTGGTCTTCGCCGCCATCTCGGTGGTGATGGGTAGTTCCAAGGCCTCGATCTTCAACCCCGGTCCCCACGGGTTGAGCGAGATCGTCTACGCCTACACATCGGGGGCCAACAACAACGGCTCGGCCTTCGGCGGCCTCAACGCCACCACCGACTGGTACACCACCACCATCGGCCTGGCCATGCTTGCCGGTCGGTTCTTGTTGATCGTGCCGGTCCTGGCCATCGCCGGGTCGATGGCCGCTAAGCAGCCGGCGCCGCCTAGTGCCGGCACGTTCCCCACCGACACACCCTTGTTCACCGGTCTTCTGATCGGAGTGATCCTGATCGTGGTCGGTCTGACTTTCTTCCCGGCGCTGGCGCTGGGACCGCTCGTGGAAGGGCTGGGCCTGTGA